Part of the Bacteroidota bacterium genome is shown below.
TTTGATATCACTATATTCATCGGAGGGTATGCTTGGATCAAAAACATGTCCATCAGGGCCAATCCAATCACGATTGTTGATACTTCGCTGATAAAAACCACCATTTAATCCGAGATAGATTGCGCCAAACGAAAAATACTTTTTTACTGATAAAGATAGATTGGCACTTAGATTTTCCTGAAAACCCAATTGATCGCGAATAGCATAAAAGCCCCAACCACCGAGCCAATTGCTACCTTTGAAAGGTGCATGAATACTAAATGTTTCAGTTCCTGGTGCAGCTCCACTGTATATTCCTTCTGTAGGTGAATAGCCTGTCCATTGGTTGTGATATAAAAAAGTAACACAGGCAAATTCAGGATTTGTTCCAGTATATGCAGGATTATACACCAATTTGTTAAACATATAATTGGTATAAAGTGGATCTTGTTGAGCTTGGAGAGTACTATTAAATAATAACAAGCTAAATAAGAGAATGGAGGCCGTTTTTAAGAAAGAGATTCTTTTCATCGTATTTC
Proteins encoded:
- a CDS encoding PorP/SprF family type IX secretion system membrane protein — translated: MKRISFLKTASILLFSLLLFNSTLQAQQDPLYTNYMFNKLVYNPAYTGTNPEFACVTFLYHNQWTGYSPTEGIYSGAAPGTETFSIHAPFKGSNWLGGWGFYAIRDQLGFQENLSANLSLSVKKYFSFGAIYLGLNGGFYQRSINNRDWIGPDGHVFDPSIPSDEYSDIKADFGAGIYIFKHNRYYVGVSSQHINNSQFDWGGEKNQFARQSYISGGYSFIFPAYPRLDIQPSFLYKIDYARQQLDLNLNVVYFNKLWVGAQYRQNDAVSMLIGVIPSKYMRIGFSYDLTTTNMNSVSNGTTEFFIQFCKGINIGPPLPHSDLIIWTPRFL